The following are encoded together in the Daucus carota subsp. sativus chromosome 5, DH1 v3.0, whole genome shotgun sequence genome:
- the LOC108222929 gene encoding pentatricopeptide repeat-containing protein At1g74900, mitochondrial: MLPQHHRFLRQTKLFIPLAPHAPPSHHFTTTTSPSQDITLANLILKTDPKALPQTLQAHTTDWTQDLVHKTLKRLWNHGPKALQFFTLLDRHHSYTHSAAAFDHAIDIAARLRDYKTLWTLMTRMKTRQLGPSPKTFAIVIERLVAAGKPDRAVKVFLSMHHHGVIQDLNCFNMFLDVLCKSRRAEMAYNLFKAFKGRFRVDTITYNVLVNGFCLIKRTPRGLEIMREMVERGLEPSLCTYNTMLKGFFRAGQVKEAWEFFLEMKRRKCEIDVVTYTTVVHGLGVAGEVKRARKVFDEMIDAGVLPSVATYNAFIQILCKKDCVENANVVFEEMVKKGYLPNSTTYGVLIRGWCHAGKMDRAMEYMDRMKNDECEPNVQTYNVVIRYYSDNGEIEKALEVFERMSAGECLPNLDTYNVLISAMFVRKTADDLLVAGKLLIEMVDRGFLPRKFTYNRVLNGLLLTGHQEFAKEILRLHSRSGCLPRHFRL, encoded by the coding sequence ATGTTACCTCAACACCACAGATTCCTCAGACAAACAAAACTCTTCATCCCACTCGCTCCTCACGCGCCACCGTCCCATCACTTCACCACCACCACATCACCATCCCAAGACATAACCCTCGCCAATCTCATCCTCAAAACCGACCCAAAAGCCCTCCCCCAGACCCTCCAAGCCCACACCACAGACTGGACCCAAGACCTGGTCCACAAAACCCTCAAGCGCCTCTGGAACCACGGCCCAAAAGCCCTCCAATTCTTCACCCTCTTGGACCGCCACCACTCCTACACCCACTCCGCCGCCGCCTTTGACCACGCCATTGACATTGCTGCGAGGCTTCGTGACTACAAGACCTTGTGGACCCTGATGACCCGGATGAAGACCCGGCAGCTTGGCCCGAGCCCGAAGACTTTTGCAATTGTGATTGAGAGATTGGTGGCTGCTGGTAAGCCTGATAGAGCTGTTAAAGTGTTCTTGTCAATGCATCATCATGGTGTTATACAGGATTTGAATTGTTTTAATATGTTTCTTGATGTTTTGTGTAAGTCGAGGCGAGCTGAGATGGCGTATAATTTGTTTAAGGCTTTTAAGGGGAGGTTTCGGGTGGATACGATTACTTATAATGTGCTTGTTAATGGGTTTTGTTTGATCAAGCGGACGCCAAGGGGGTTGGAGATAATGAGGGAAATGGTCGAGAGGGGTTTGGAACCGAGTCTTTGTACGTACAATACGATGCTTAAGGGGTTTTTTAGGGCGGGGCAAGTGAAGGAAGCATGGGAATTTTTTCTGGAGATGAAGAGGAGGAAATGTGAGATTGATGTTGTTACGTATACTACGGTAGTTCATGGGTTGGGAGTGGCGGGTGAGGTGAAAAGAGCGCGGAAGGTTTTTGATGAGATGATAGATGCGGGAGTACTCCCGTCTGTTGCAACGTATAATGCTTTtattcagattttgtgtaagaaAGATTGTGTTGAGAATGCAAATGTGGTGTTTGAGGAGATGGTGAAAAAAGGTTATTTGCCGAATTCAACGACTTATGGTGTGTTGATTAGAGGGTGGTGCCATGCAGGGAAGATGGATAGGGCGATGGAGTATATGGATAGAATGAAGAATGACGAGTGTGAACCAAATGTACAGACTTATAATGTTGTTATTAGGTATTATAGTGATAATGGGGAAATTGAGAAGGCGTTGGAAGTGTTTGAGAGAATGAGTGCAGGCGAGTGCTTGCCTAATTTGGATACTTATAACGTATTAATAAGTGCAATGTTTGTCAGGAAGACGGCAGATGATTTATTGGTTGCTGGGAAGTTGTTGATTGAAATGGTTGATAGAGGGTTCTTGCCTCgaaaatttacatataatagGGTGTTGAACGGCCTTCTCTTGACAGGCCATCAAGAGTTTGCAAAAGAGATTCTTAGATTGCATAGTAGATCGGGCTGTCTGCCTCGGCACTTCAGATTGTGA
- the LOC108222041 gene encoding E2F transcription factor-like E2FE isoform X2, with translation MALLSSNSKDSSSCVPSGSRDSNYCRKQKSLGLLCSNFLSLYDRDGIDTIGLDDAAARLGVERRRIYDIVNVLESIGLLTKKAKNRYSWKGFGVIPKTLQLLKQEGLKESYTSFEDPLPFKVLDDEVDEKFQSSNNSSQTDKSNASSVPKIPGLGASKSERKEKSLGLLTQNFVKLFLCSEVEMISLDEAAKILLGDAHDMSMMRNNSTAKVRRLYDIANVLSSMNFIEKTHHPETRKPAFRWLGMKGKSQMASTNALILESKKRTFGTELTNTSLKRCRGAPSLNTAADQATITPSQIRAECMTAKKAVDVSDSEKGSLQNVQNYHYGPFAPINVLKTQPSSNDERKQPRDWESLAKAHTPQYHNQALRDLFCHYMEAWGSWCSEVAGKNPIQLQS, from the exons ATGGCGCTGCTTTCATCCAATTCCAAAGATTCATCTTCTTGCGTTCCTTCTGGATCCAGAGACTCCAACTATTGCCGCAAACAGAAATCTCTTGGCCTTTTATGCTCCAA TTTCTTGAGCTTGTATGATCGAGACGGCATCGACACAATTGGACTTGACGATGCTGCTGCGCGTCTAG GTGTGGAGAGGCGGCGGATCTATGATATCGTTAATGTTCTTGAAAGTATTGGT CTTCTCACGAAGAAGGCCAAGAATCGTTATTCTTGGAAGGGGTTTGGAGTCATTCCTAAAACGCTGCAGCTGCTTAAG CAAGAAGGGCTCAAGGAGAGCTATACCTCGTTTGAAGATCCTCTTCCCTTTAAG GTTTTGGATGATGAAGTAGATGAAAAGTTTCAAAGTTCCAACAATTCAAGTCAGACTGATAAATCAAATGCAAGTTCGGTCCCCAAAATTCCAGGATTAGGGGCATCTAAGTCTG AGCGGAAGGAGAAATCTTTGGGGTTGCTGACACAGAATTTTGTCAAGCTCTTCCTGTGTTCAGAA gtGGAGATGATCTCCCTTGATGAAGCTGCAAAGATATTGCTTGGAGATGCTCATGATATGTCAATGATGAGAA ACAATTCTACAGCTAAGGTTAGACGACTTTATGATATAGCAAATGTATTGTCTTCAATGAACTTTATTGAGAAG ACTCATCACCCAGAGACAAGGAAACCTGCCTTCAGATGGCTGGGAATGAAGGGAAAATCTCAAATGGCATCAACTAATGCTCTAATTCTTGAGAGCAAGAAACGGACATTTGGAACTGAGCTGACAAACACCAGTCTCAAAAGATGCAGGGGGGCGCCATCACTTAATACAGCTGCAGATCAGGCAACTATAACACCATCACAGATACGCGCTGAATGCATGACTGCCAAAAAGGCTGTTGATGTGAGTGACTCGGAAAAGGGATCACTACAGAATGTCCAAAACTATCATTATGGTCCCTTTGCTCCTATAAATGTGCTCAAAACCCAACCTTCAAGCAATGATGAGAGAAAGCAGCCCCGTGATTGGGAAAGTCTTGCCAAAGCTCACACTCCTCAGTATCATAACCAAG cATTGAGAGATCTATTTTGTCATTATATGGAGGCTTGGGGTTCTTGGTGTTCTGAAGTAGCTGGAAAGAATCCAATACAACTGCAGTCCTAA
- the LOC108222041 gene encoding E2F transcription factor-like E2FE isoform X1 — MALLSSNSKDSSSCVPSGSRDSNYCRKQKSLGLLCSNFLSLYDRDGIDTIGLDDAAARLGVERRRIYDIVNVLESIGLLTKKAKNRYSWKGFGVIPKTLQLLKQEGLKESYTSFEDPLPFKVLDDEVDEKFQSSNNSSQTDKSNASSVPKIPGLGASKSAERKEKSLGLLTQNFVKLFLCSEVEMISLDEAAKILLGDAHDMSMMRNNSTAKVRRLYDIANVLSSMNFIEKTHHPETRKPAFRWLGMKGKSQMASTNALILESKKRTFGTELTNTSLKRCRGAPSLNTAADQATITPSQIRAECMTAKKAVDVSDSEKGSLQNVQNYHYGPFAPINVLKTQPSSNDERKQPRDWESLAKAHTPQYHNQALRDLFCHYMEAWGSWCSEVAGKNPIQLQS, encoded by the exons ATGGCGCTGCTTTCATCCAATTCCAAAGATTCATCTTCTTGCGTTCCTTCTGGATCCAGAGACTCCAACTATTGCCGCAAACAGAAATCTCTTGGCCTTTTATGCTCCAA TTTCTTGAGCTTGTATGATCGAGACGGCATCGACACAATTGGACTTGACGATGCTGCTGCGCGTCTAG GTGTGGAGAGGCGGCGGATCTATGATATCGTTAATGTTCTTGAAAGTATTGGT CTTCTCACGAAGAAGGCCAAGAATCGTTATTCTTGGAAGGGGTTTGGAGTCATTCCTAAAACGCTGCAGCTGCTTAAG CAAGAAGGGCTCAAGGAGAGCTATACCTCGTTTGAAGATCCTCTTCCCTTTAAG GTTTTGGATGATGAAGTAGATGAAAAGTTTCAAAGTTCCAACAATTCAAGTCAGACTGATAAATCAAATGCAAGTTCGGTCCCCAAAATTCCAGGATTAGGGGCATCTAAGTCTG CAGAGCGGAAGGAGAAATCTTTGGGGTTGCTGACACAGAATTTTGTCAAGCTCTTCCTGTGTTCAGAA gtGGAGATGATCTCCCTTGATGAAGCTGCAAAGATATTGCTTGGAGATGCTCATGATATGTCAATGATGAGAA ACAATTCTACAGCTAAGGTTAGACGACTTTATGATATAGCAAATGTATTGTCTTCAATGAACTTTATTGAGAAG ACTCATCACCCAGAGACAAGGAAACCTGCCTTCAGATGGCTGGGAATGAAGGGAAAATCTCAAATGGCATCAACTAATGCTCTAATTCTTGAGAGCAAGAAACGGACATTTGGAACTGAGCTGACAAACACCAGTCTCAAAAGATGCAGGGGGGCGCCATCACTTAATACAGCTGCAGATCAGGCAACTATAACACCATCACAGATACGCGCTGAATGCATGACTGCCAAAAAGGCTGTTGATGTGAGTGACTCGGAAAAGGGATCACTACAGAATGTCCAAAACTATCATTATGGTCCCTTTGCTCCTATAAATGTGCTCAAAACCCAACCTTCAAGCAATGATGAGAGAAAGCAGCCCCGTGATTGGGAAAGTCTTGCCAAAGCTCACACTCCTCAGTATCATAACCAAG cATTGAGAGATCTATTTTGTCATTATATGGAGGCTTGGGGTTCTTGGTGTTCTGAAGTAGCTGGAAAGAATCCAATACAACTGCAGTCCTAA
- the LOC108222041 gene encoding E2F transcription factor-like E2FE isoform X3, producing MALLSSNSKDSSSCVPSGSRDSNYCRKQKSLGLLCSNFLSLYDRDGIDTIGLDDAAARLGVERRRIYDIVNVLESIGLLTKKAKNRYSWKGFGVIPKTLQLLKQEGLKESYTSFEDPLPFKVLDDEVDEKFQSSNNSSQTDKSNASSVPKIPGLGASKSAERKEKSLGLLTQNFVKLFLCSEVEMISLDEAAKILLGDAHDMSMMRTKVRRLYDIANVLSSMNFIEKTHHPETRKPAFRWLGMKGKSQMASTNALILESKKRTFGTELTNTSLKRCRGAPSLNTAADQATITPSQIRAECMTAKKAVDVSDSEKGSLQNVQNYHYGPFAPINVLKTQPSSNDERKQPRDWESLAKAHTPQYHNQALRDLFCHYMEAWGSWCSEVAGKNPIQLQS from the exons ATGGCGCTGCTTTCATCCAATTCCAAAGATTCATCTTCTTGCGTTCCTTCTGGATCCAGAGACTCCAACTATTGCCGCAAACAGAAATCTCTTGGCCTTTTATGCTCCAA TTTCTTGAGCTTGTATGATCGAGACGGCATCGACACAATTGGACTTGACGATGCTGCTGCGCGTCTAG GTGTGGAGAGGCGGCGGATCTATGATATCGTTAATGTTCTTGAAAGTATTGGT CTTCTCACGAAGAAGGCCAAGAATCGTTATTCTTGGAAGGGGTTTGGAGTCATTCCTAAAACGCTGCAGCTGCTTAAG CAAGAAGGGCTCAAGGAGAGCTATACCTCGTTTGAAGATCCTCTTCCCTTTAAG GTTTTGGATGATGAAGTAGATGAAAAGTTTCAAAGTTCCAACAATTCAAGTCAGACTGATAAATCAAATGCAAGTTCGGTCCCCAAAATTCCAGGATTAGGGGCATCTAAGTCTG CAGAGCGGAAGGAGAAATCTTTGGGGTTGCTGACACAGAATTTTGTCAAGCTCTTCCTGTGTTCAGAA gtGGAGATGATCTCCCTTGATGAAGCTGCAAAGATATTGCTTGGAGATGCTCATGATATGTCAATGATGAGAA CTAAGGTTAGACGACTTTATGATATAGCAAATGTATTGTCTTCAATGAACTTTATTGAGAAG ACTCATCACCCAGAGACAAGGAAACCTGCCTTCAGATGGCTGGGAATGAAGGGAAAATCTCAAATGGCATCAACTAATGCTCTAATTCTTGAGAGCAAGAAACGGACATTTGGAACTGAGCTGACAAACACCAGTCTCAAAAGATGCAGGGGGGCGCCATCACTTAATACAGCTGCAGATCAGGCAACTATAACACCATCACAGATACGCGCTGAATGCATGACTGCCAAAAAGGCTGTTGATGTGAGTGACTCGGAAAAGGGATCACTACAGAATGTCCAAAACTATCATTATGGTCCCTTTGCTCCTATAAATGTGCTCAAAACCCAACCTTCAAGCAATGATGAGAGAAAGCAGCCCCGTGATTGGGAAAGTCTTGCCAAAGCTCACACTCCTCAGTATCATAACCAAG cATTGAGAGATCTATTTTGTCATTATATGGAGGCTTGGGGTTCTTGGTGTTCTGAAGTAGCTGGAAAGAATCCAATACAACTGCAGTCCTAA
- the LOC108222041 gene encoding E2F transcription factor-like E2FE isoform X4 — MALLSSNSKDSSSCVPSGSRDSNYCRKQKSLGLLCSNFLSLYDRDGIDTIGLDDAAARLGVERRRIYDIVNVLESIGLLTKKAKNRYSWKGFGVIPKTLQLLKQEGLKESYTSFEDPLPFKVLDDEVDEKFQSSNNSSQTDKSNASSVPKIPGLGASKSERKEKSLGLLTQNFVKLFLCSEVEMISLDEAAKILLGDAHDMSMMRTKVRRLYDIANVLSSMNFIEKTHHPETRKPAFRWLGMKGKSQMASTNALILESKKRTFGTELTNTSLKRCRGAPSLNTAADQATITPSQIRAECMTAKKAVDVSDSEKGSLQNVQNYHYGPFAPINVLKTQPSSNDERKQPRDWESLAKAHTPQYHNQALRDLFCHYMEAWGSWCSEVAGKNPIQLQS; from the exons ATGGCGCTGCTTTCATCCAATTCCAAAGATTCATCTTCTTGCGTTCCTTCTGGATCCAGAGACTCCAACTATTGCCGCAAACAGAAATCTCTTGGCCTTTTATGCTCCAA TTTCTTGAGCTTGTATGATCGAGACGGCATCGACACAATTGGACTTGACGATGCTGCTGCGCGTCTAG GTGTGGAGAGGCGGCGGATCTATGATATCGTTAATGTTCTTGAAAGTATTGGT CTTCTCACGAAGAAGGCCAAGAATCGTTATTCTTGGAAGGGGTTTGGAGTCATTCCTAAAACGCTGCAGCTGCTTAAG CAAGAAGGGCTCAAGGAGAGCTATACCTCGTTTGAAGATCCTCTTCCCTTTAAG GTTTTGGATGATGAAGTAGATGAAAAGTTTCAAAGTTCCAACAATTCAAGTCAGACTGATAAATCAAATGCAAGTTCGGTCCCCAAAATTCCAGGATTAGGGGCATCTAAGTCTG AGCGGAAGGAGAAATCTTTGGGGTTGCTGACACAGAATTTTGTCAAGCTCTTCCTGTGTTCAGAA gtGGAGATGATCTCCCTTGATGAAGCTGCAAAGATATTGCTTGGAGATGCTCATGATATGTCAATGATGAGAA CTAAGGTTAGACGACTTTATGATATAGCAAATGTATTGTCTTCAATGAACTTTATTGAGAAG ACTCATCACCCAGAGACAAGGAAACCTGCCTTCAGATGGCTGGGAATGAAGGGAAAATCTCAAATGGCATCAACTAATGCTCTAATTCTTGAGAGCAAGAAACGGACATTTGGAACTGAGCTGACAAACACCAGTCTCAAAAGATGCAGGGGGGCGCCATCACTTAATACAGCTGCAGATCAGGCAACTATAACACCATCACAGATACGCGCTGAATGCATGACTGCCAAAAAGGCTGTTGATGTGAGTGACTCGGAAAAGGGATCACTACAGAATGTCCAAAACTATCATTATGGTCCCTTTGCTCCTATAAATGTGCTCAAAACCCAACCTTCAAGCAATGATGAGAGAAAGCAGCCCCGTGATTGGGAAAGTCTTGCCAAAGCTCACACTCCTCAGTATCATAACCAAG cATTGAGAGATCTATTTTGTCATTATATGGAGGCTTGGGGTTCTTGGTGTTCTGAAGTAGCTGGAAAGAATCCAATACAACTGCAGTCCTAA